The genomic stretch CGTCGGCGATCGCGGCAAGGTGCACGTCATCGAACCGCGCCGCATGGTCATGCAGCAGCTGTGCGCGAACGTCGCGCTCAACGGACTGCAGAACGTGCACACGCATCCCATGTGGCTGGGCAGCGCCAGCGCGATGGTCGAACTGGGCTCGGTGCTGCCGGGCCTGGAAAGCGTCAGCGAGCGCAAGGAACGCGTGCCGGTGCGCACGCTGGACGAACTCGACCTCGATGCGCTGCACCTGCTCAAGATCAATTACCCCGGCGAGCTGATGTCGGTGCTCGAAGGCGCTGGCGGCACGATCCGTCGCCTGCGTCCCAACCTGTATTTCCGCATGGGCGACCAGGACATCGCCGAAGAGGAAGTGCGTCGCGTGAAGGATCTGGGTTACCGCGTGTGGTCGCACCTGCCGTACCTCTACTCGCGCAACAACCAGGTCGGCAACACAGTCAACATCTTCCCCGGCCGCGTGTACCAGAACGTCATCGCGACGCCGCAGGAAGGTGGAGTCGCGTTCGAACGACTGATCGAGCTCTGACCGCGCGCGCGGCGTCGGCACGGGCGGGCAGCATGGACAGGGCCACTACCTCGCACGAAAGGCGCGCCGTTCGTCTGCGCGCCCTTCGCTGGCGCTTCGCCGCTGCGGCGGCGGTGCTGCTGGCCGCCTGCGCGCGATGGCCGATGCCGCTGCCCGGCGTGTCCGCCGCCGATGCGGCGCCGAAACTGATCGCCGCATCGGAGCCCGACCAGACCGCGTCGCCAACTCGCGCGACGACGCTGCCCGATCACACCGATGGGTTGCGCTCCAGGTTCGTTGACTCATCGAATGCCTACGGCGCCGGCTCGAGCGCCGGTGCGAAGGCGGACGTTGATGCGACGCCTGCGCCCGGCGTGCCCGCGAGCGGAATTGCGAGCGAGCCGTCCGTCGGCGATGCCACGACGGGTTCTTCCGTCGCGCCGGACGCCACCATCGTTGCGAGCGCGGCGACCGATGCTGGCGGCGGCGAAGCCACCGCTACCGATGTTCACGCCGCCCCAGAGGCGGTCGCCCAGATCGCGGTGCCGTCCGCCTCCCCGCCGTCCACGGCCGCAGGTGCCGCCTCCACGCACGCGGTCGGCGATGCGGCGCAGCGCGCCATCGCGGCGTCCATCGTGCCGGTCGCGCAGCGCGACGAACGCAAGCTCCAGGAGATCAACGAGCGGGCCAAGTGGTGGCTCATCGGCATCGCGGCCACGCTCGTGCTGCTTTTCACCGTTGGACGGCGCAAACGCCGCCCGCAGAGGGTCATGAAGATGAACACGCACAGAGCCGAACCGGTCGGAACGCAACCGCCGATGTCGCCGTCGCGCACGCGGGCGACCGAGCGTCCGCGTGTCCGCATGTTCTCCGCCTACGAGATCTATGCGCCCACCCATGAGTCGCACCGCGGGCCGTGGGAGGCACCGGTGACCACCGAGCGCGGGTTCGCGCACCGGTACGAACTGGGCGATGAAGTGGCTGACGGTCTGCTGTTCGTTCCCCAGCCGGAGTTCGCCCAAACGATGGCGTCGCCGGTTTCGCATGCATCCGATCCGGCCTCGTTCGCCGCGACGGTGACGTTACCGGCGAGCCACGCCGCGGAGCCGAGCGCGATTGCGGCGCCGGTCGAGGAAGCGATCGAGCCTGGCGTGCCGCTGGCGCTCCCGGCCGAATCGGAGCCCGAACCGCGAATGGCGGAAACGGCAGCGCTGGCATTCGTGGCCGACGTGCCGCCGGCCATCTCGGCGCCGGAAGTTCCTGTCGTCGCTTCCACGCCGCAGGTACCCGTCGCATCGCTTCCGGTCGATGCCGCCATTGCCGCCATCGCGGCGATTGCCACGGGTGAACGCGAGGCGAGGAGCGTGGGCGTGACCCGCGACCCGTCCGGCACGAACCAAACGCTTCCGACTCCGGAATCGCCCGCTGCGCAAAGTGCGCCGACGATGGCCGCGCCGGAGATCGCGCAATCGACCGGTGCGACGATGTTCGCGCCTGCCGAACTCGGGCTTACACCGGATGCCAGGCGCGAGCCTTCTCCTGTCGCGGCACTCGCTACCGACGTTCCGACCGAAGCCCCGGTCCAGGCGGCACCGAAGCCGGAAGCGAGCCGACGCGATTCGATCGAGGAGGCCCGCAAGCTCGTCGATGCCGCCGACTATGCGGGCGCGTTGGCGCAACTTGAAGACGCGATGCGTTCCTCGCACCCGCCGACCGAAGTCTGGGTGATGTCGGCGCTGTGCTGGTGGCAGATCGCGCGGGCCGATGGCGGCTCGAAGGCGTACGCAAACGCGGCCGATGCGATGGAACGCCTGCTCGAACGCGATCCGTCGCAAGCCGACATCTGGTATCGCGCGGGCAGCTGCCGACTGTTGCAGGCCGCCGGCGAACGCAGCGCCGCGCAGCGTGCGACGCTGGACCTCGCCGTTGCCGCACTGCGACGCGCGGTGCCGGACGGCGGGCAAGCCGATCCGCTGCGTGCGGCCACGCTCGGCGATGCGTTGTTCGAACGCGCGCTTGCGGCCACGGACGAAACCGCCGCCTCGCGGGCCAAACGCATGTCCGACGCGGTGCATGTATTGCGCGATGCGGCGCGGGCCGCACGCGATCCGGCGTCGACGGCCTCGTGGAAGTTGCAGCAGGTGCTGCAGGCGCAGGCGAACCTGTTGTCGAGCACGGACGCCTCCAAGGCGCGCCTGGAAGCCGATGCGATCCTCGCAGCCGGCGTCGAAGGCGCGACCGAGCAGGAGCGCCGCGGCTGGTACGTGGCGAAGGTGGAGAACGAACTCGCGCATGCCGAACTCGCCGAAGGCGCGACGCGTACGCTCCACCTGCGCACGTTCCGCGAAACCTATCGCGACGTGCTGACCGGCCCCGACGCCGCGCCGGAGCTTCTGCTGAGCTGGCTCGAACTGCTCGCGCTGGAAACCGGACATTTGCGGGGCGATGCCGCGCGCTCGCGCTTCGATGAAGGCGAGGCCATCCTCAAGCGGCTCGACGAGATGCTGCCGGGCAACGCGCACGTGGCGCTCGCCCGTGCGCGCCTGCTCCGCCGCCGCGCGGCGCAGTCCAATGCGGTGTCGCGCCCGGCGGCACTGTCGGATGCCATCGCGGGCCTGATGCCGCTCGTCGAGCGTGGCGATGCGCCGCAATTGCAGATCGAAGCGGCCGAACTGCTGCTGGATCGCGCTGCGTGTGTGCCGCCAGCACAGGGCAGCGAGGAACATGCGCGCGCCGAGGCGATGGCGTCGGGCCTGCTGGAGCATCCGGTGTTCGCGATGGCGGCGGCGCGATGCGTGTTGCAGGCGCGGCTCGGGCAATGGCCGGGTGCGATCGACGCATCGGTATGCCGCCGGCTGGAGGCCCTCGCCGGAAACGACGTCCGTTCGCGCTGGCTGCTTGCGCGCGCTGCATTGCGAAACAATGCGCCGCGCGAAGCCTGCGGTCATTGCGAAGCGGCGGCGCGTTCCGGCGTGCGACTCGATCAATCGCTGGTGCAGCTGTGGGATCAGGCCAGTCGCCAGTGGAGCTCGACGCTCCATGGCCAGAAGGATCCCGCGTGGCTTGCCAACCGCCAGAGCCTGCGTTCCGCGAGCTGAGCGGGCGAACCAATGCGCTGGTGATTGTTCGATGCCGCGTTGATGGAGTCCATGCGGCGATGTAGCCGTCGCCTTCAAACGAGCGCCCGGTGATCCGTCACCGCGGGTGACCGATCACCAGGCGCTCGAAATCAGCCGGACGTAGGGCCGCGCCCCTGCGTTGCATGCGCAAGCGTCCCGCGCGCAGCAGGGCAGTTCAGCAGCG from Lysobacter auxotrophicus encodes the following:
- a CDS encoding FkbM family methyltransferase, translating into MNNLHNPAEAVPQLWKTRYGVMNSVPGRCPASRSLAQYGEWIEQELDQLSEIVADDQHVLEFGSEYGAHALWFARAVGDRGKVHVIEPRRMVMQQLCANVALNGLQNVHTHPMWLGSASAMVELGSVLPGLESVSERKERVPVRTLDELDLDALHLLKINYPGELMSVLEGAGGTIRRLRPNLYFRMGDQDIAEEEVRRVKDLGYRVWSHLPYLYSRNNQVGNTVNIFPGRVYQNVIATPQEGGVAFERLIEL